Part of the Nicotiana sylvestris chromosome 5, ASM39365v2, whole genome shotgun sequence genome is shown below.
aaaatttaaaaagaaaggGAATTCATAGGCTCATTTTTCAGTattgtcatttttgttcaatCAAAGGGTAGATCTGTGAATAGGTGAAAAACACCAGCTATAATGTTCTATTTTTCTGCAGTAATGGTTTATCTAAACTAGCAAAAagaaagggcagcccggtgcactaagctcccgctatgcgcgacGTCCGAGGAAGGGCCAAACcgcaagggtctattgtatgcagccttaccctgcatttcttcaagaggctgtttccacggctcgaacccgtgaccttctggtcacatggcaacaactttaccagttacgccaaggctccccttctaaACTAGCAAACTGATCACTAAATAAATAAAGATAGGTACATAGTCCCTGATAACCACAGAAAACTTGAAGATAAATACAGATAGAGTTAGTTGAACTTAAAGATGAATCTATTATGAGGCCACCTTTTAATTAAGTAGTTAAAAGAACAGTTAGTTGACTTCCTTCCGTCTTATTTTCTCTCCAAGTGCATGTAATCGATAGGTGCATATTACCGACCAAGTAATAAAATGGGTAATGCCACTTACCACATATATCTCGTGGTTGGCAATGATTCTTTGAGCAACCGAAGTGGTTGTAATATCTTTAGGGCTCTCAATTACTCGGAAGATTCCCATGTTTTTAGGTACTGCATAGGGATCATGTCTCTCCTGCATCAGCCAAAACATTTCGTCAAGAACATGCTTCTATATTTAATGCCTTAGCAGTTTGGAAATATtcgttctatttttttttatcgaTAGATGGAAAATGTTATTCATTGTGCAACTATCAAAATATGCAGAGACTTACTCCTGTAGAAGAGTTTCTTTCAGAAACTGTCCCATGTACAACCACAGAAATGTTGAAAGTTGTTACCTGCCCATGCCAAAAAAAGGGGAGAATAAATTAGTGACCAATAAGAAATGTAAAGTACTTTGTTCCTCCTTGCCGGTTAAAGAGCAGGGATGAGGGAAAAATGAACAATTTAATTTCAACAAAAGGACATGACTCATTAAAACAGAAAGCTCATGTGCAAGAACGGCAAAGAGCTTCACCTCCTGAGGTTCTTATTTTATCTTGTTGCATTTTAAAGTGTTTTTGTTGAATGTTTCGAGCAGTATTAGTGACCTACAAGCTGTAAAGAAATAGGCTTTCAGCTATAGCAGAAATACGGTGATGAACCATATCTGCTGTGGTATGGTGAATCAAGGACTGAGCATTACACAGTTCTACAGGATTAATATGATTCTACAAAAAATTGGAGAATTCACAACTAGTATACAGGTAAAGGGAGAGTACGAACTCCCAATATAACAGGCCATCACCCTTGCCTACATGAGAATGTAGAGATTTTTAACAACATCCCAAAGTTTCAATTGTTAAGCTTGAACTATCAGTTTACGAAACCTTTTTCCCTTTTCTGCCAATTTCTGACAAAATCTGAAGTGTGTAACAGTTTATACCATGGTGCAAATACTTGTTTCCCGAATCTCTAGTTTGCCTTCCTAATGAATGCTTTTCTCCAAAGAGTACTGGATTACTTTTATCGCCGAGCAAAGGGTCAAGCACACATAGCCAAGTGAGTCATAAACAAAAATTTCCCCATTTCCTTCTTTTTCATCAATACGAAATCAACAAACACAGAAGAAACTtccttttaaaaagaaaaaaagggacaACAAAAGCAGCAGTTTTGCTTGTCTTTTGTATAAACTATAAATGCAATTAAATAGATAAATctaaaagaaatagaaataaGAGAGAAAGAACACATCTAGGACGTTGAAGCAAGCAATACCATATCCTGGGTCACTTCCCAAGGGGCACCAATAATGACCTCATCAACATAGCGGCAGGCAAGTACACTAAGACTTCGCTCGTGCAGATTCATCAGTGGATACTGATGTCCACGAAGTTCACTGCAAGAAATAAAAATTGTTAATTCTCTATAATTCCTACTCATAAAAAGGTTGGTTAAATGAGATAACCACAGGCTCTGAAGGAGTACTGAGAAATTTTTCCGAAAGTCATAACTAAAAAGAAACCATGGTATCTAAACATGCATGAGGAAATACAGAGACAATCACACGCTCAAAGTATCTTGATAACATGAAGAAAAGAATTTTCTTGTACTTCTAATGTTAACGAATAAGGTTTCATTAAAAATATAACCTCAGAGCTGTTCAATTGACATTGCAGTTTGCCCATTGACAAATAAAATTAGGGTTGCCACTTTGAAGGATGTTATTGGAAAGTATTAGAGTCAAACCAAGAACAGGCAAGTAGTACTAACATGAACATACCTTATGGTCTGGTCAGTATAAACtccaactaaaagaaaatctccaaGCTGTCTGGCACTTCTAAGAATCTGAGTGGGAGAAAAAGAGTAACTTATTCAAAAAAACTGTATGCTGATGCTGAACGAGAAGACACTCTTTTAATGAACTATGGAGCACAATAAAAAAGTGAATGACACTAAAGTTAGGTTACAGACGAGAATTTGAAGCTTAAGTATATCATCTATAAGAGGCAAAAGAAAAAGATCAATAGTTAAGTATACCAGTAAACATCTTCTACTATTATATAATGAGCTTTGACAGTTCAAAAGAGTTTATTGCAATTAATATAAAATGCTACTGGTAATTCTCAACATCATTAAGGATCATGACTTATACTGCATCTTAACGCATGAACCTTAGCATTAGCATCCAAGTAGAAGAAAGAAACTTAACAGACAGTTCATAAATCATTCAGAGTAACAATATCACAGACATATTTATAAAGGTGAAAGCCACACATAAGATTGCACAATGTATGCATAATAAAGCTTGACAatatcaaaaatccaaaattagAGATTTACCTCAACATGACCAGCATGAAAAAGATCAAATGCACCATCAATATACACAACTCTAGCATTTGGCCCAGGCCCCTAAGAATAAAAAGGTAGGAGAATATTTAATTGTATAGCTCCCAAAAAAAGGAGAAACTCAAACAGAAATAATTGCAATGAGACAGAAAAGTGAGACTTTAGTGTTTTCTGTAAATCACCATGAGCTAACAGGAAGTAACTTTATCACCACTTTTTGTTGTTTCAACTTCAAAAGTGAATTCATTTACTCAAGCATCGCCAGATCTGTATGATATCCCATATGAATGAGATTGAGGGTACATGGTTGGCTGTTACAATTATTAATACATGTTAATGGAACAAAATTTTCTTTTGCCCGAAGCATAAAGGAACTATTATCTCCCAGAAAACACCCTAGTCAATAGTACCCAAGTTAACATTATGTTTTCTGATTCATCAACCCCATGAGCGAGGCCTTCATTCAACATAAAATTATGCTAGTGTATGTCTATTCATATATCATATGGGCCGACATTTACAGAAGCTTTATCCTTGATCACTGTGAAGTATAGATTCAGACATAAAGGCTCCAACAAAATTCTAATTCTACAACTAGTCTTAAATTGACACTCATAATGTTCAAATTGGAATCAACTGGAAAAAGGAATAATAAACTTAATTTAGCATGATGCCTCACAAATAATAAGTAGAGAGTACAGCTTGTGGTACCTTTCCATTTGAAAATTGCACAATTCGTCTAGATGTGGGCAGAAAACGAGATATCTGATCAATCTTCGCCATTTTTTCCTCAGCATATACACCATTCATATTATCATCTCCAGGGAGAGATGCTTTGGTGCTATCTTGAGAAATACTTTTAGCAGATGAAAGAATCCTTCCTACAAAACATGATCAGAAAATGTAtgagaaaaacaaaaacatacTCATCGCTCCTACGACATGGTTCCAGGAAacatttccttttcttcattttttcaggATGTTTCCTGAACAGTCTCTTTGATATATTTTCATTTGCTAGTCTTGGGAAAATCATTTGATTCTAAAAAGTATTCTGAAAAACCACTATACACAAGTCTTCTGATATTATCAGCTGTATACACACTTAGGCCTTTGTACATTGTATACATATGTAAGCACAAAGTAAAAACTAGGGGTGGGAGAGGAAAGAGTTTGCAATTAAACTATCTGAGGTGGGGGAGAGTCCATTGTATACAGAGCACAATCTTGTAAAGGATCAATATGGCATATATCTGGAAAATTTTAGCTATATTAGCTTAATAGATTGGGTGATGTGCTTACGCATCAATACTTAAACTGAACTAGAATAGGAAAGATATAGTACCTACAATGTCTGTGCTAGAGACACCTTCAGTGCGTTTAATCTGCTTGTACCGACCAGCTTGTTTTGCTAGGGCATAAGCATCAGTTCCATCTGGAAGTAGACAGGGATCATCACCGTGTATAATGTAATCAATCTTATGCTCATTAAACAAACGGTTCATAAAATCCTCAGTAATTGCATAAGGAGCATTGGCAATTACTTCATCCACCCACTTCAGCCCACTAACAAGGGCAAGTCTGCAAAAGATCTTAAAATTAGACGACATTTTAAGGTCGGGGAAAACTGAAACAGTTGAATTGATGAAATGAAATAGCATTACATCAGGAACACATAAATAAGTGGCACTAAATTCTTTGTCAAGTAATTGAAGTGAATGGTAAATTATACTTGAACTTCTATGAATTAAAAGACATTTACATCTTTACACACGGAGCCAATAGGCATAAATtgtaggaagaaacttctctccATAATCCACTTTATGTCAAAAAACTAGTTTAGGCTCATCAAGAATAGCAAGGTCAAGACTTCGATGGACAGTGCTGGTAACAGGTCATCCATCAACTTACATCCTGAACAGGGCCAGAGACCTCCAGCACAGATATGGTGCTGGGATAAAATGCATAAGGGATGGGATCTCAAAGAGTATTTGCTACTCATTGAAGAGATTGTCTCAGTTTCTGCCTTTGCCAAAGGACCAATAGACAGAGCTAATTAGCCACCAGATCAATGCAGAAAACGACGATAGGGGGTGTTAATTATGACATTATTTCACAATGTTTAGCTATCATTATTACTCAAATAAGTggaatcttgaaaaatattacgTATTTATAGTCAAGATCATTTATGGATAGTTAATGAGGACTTGAATCAGTGCGTCTAGTTAATACATCTTAATCATGATAACAAATTGTTACCAGCATGGCCATAGCATGTCATCCTACACTAAATGTGAGATTGTCCCCAACTCAGTACCAACTTTACTATGATTTCTCTTAAGAAATGCAATTGGCTCGTGTATTCTATAATT
Proteins encoded:
- the LOC104221357 gene encoding ethanolamine-phosphate cytidylyltransferase-like isoform X2, with the translated sequence MVVALYCRASLPLLQKRSAKDPGEEVRGRRPMDFESNSWIGERLCYYPRLFGGVMLTAALLGVSTSYFTGISVPTLPHLLPNLSILRKKKRGKKRIRVYMDGCFDLMHYGHANAIRQAKALGDELVVGVVSDEEIVANKGPPVLCMEERLALVSGLKWVDEVIANAPYAITEDFMNRLFNEHKIDYIIHGDDPCLLPDGTDAYALAKQAGRYKQIKRTEGVSSTDIVGRILSSAKSISQDSTKASLPGDDNMNGVYAEEKMAKIDQISRFLPTSRRIVQFSNGKGPGPNARVVYIDGAFDLFHAGHVEILRSARQLGDFLLVGVYTDQTISELRGHQYPLMNLHERSLSVLACRYVDEVIIGAPWEVTQDMVTTFNISVVVHGTVSERNSSTGERHDPYAVPKNMGIFRVIESPKDITTTSVAQRIIANHEIYVAFSFAQSREKGTGIW
- the LOC104221357 gene encoding ethanolamine-phosphate cytidylyltransferase-like isoform X3; its protein translation is MDFESNSWIGERLCYYPRLFGGVMLTAALLGVSTSYFTGISVPTLPHLLPNLSILRKKKRGKKRIRVYMDGCFDLMHYGHANAIRQAKALGDELVVGVVSDEEIVANKGPPVLCMEERLALVSGLKWVDEVIANAPYAITEDFMNRLFNEHKIDYIIHGDDPCLLPDGTDAYALAKQAGRYKQIKRTEGVSSTDIVGRILSSAKSISQDSTKASLPGDDNMNGVYAEEKMAKIDQISRFLPTSRRIVQFSNGKGPGPNARVVYIDGAFDLFHAGHVEILRSARQLGDFLLVGVYTDQTISELRGHQYPLMNLHERSLSVLACRYVDEVIIGAPWEVTQDMVTTFNISVVVHGTVSERNSSTGERHDPYAVPKNMGIFRVIESPKDITTTSVAQRIIANHEIYVKRNAKKEASEKKYYAEKQYVSGD
- the LOC104221357 gene encoding ethanolamine-phosphate cytidylyltransferase-like isoform X1; this encodes MVVALYCRASLPLLQKRSAKDPGEEVRGRRPMDFESNSWIGERLCYYPRLFGGVMLTAALLGVSTSYFTGISVPTLPHLLPNLSILRKKKRGKKRIRVYMDGCFDLMHYGHANAIRQAKALGDELVVGVVSDEEIVANKGPPVLCMEERLALVSGLKWVDEVIANAPYAITEDFMNRLFNEHKIDYIIHGDDPCLLPDGTDAYALAKQAGRYKQIKRTEGVSSTDIVGRILSSAKSISQDSTKASLPGDDNMNGVYAEEKMAKIDQISRFLPTSRRIVQFSNGKGPGPNARVVYIDGAFDLFHAGHVEILRSARQLGDFLLVGVYTDQTISELRGHQYPLMNLHERSLSVLACRYVDEVIIGAPWEVTQDMVTTFNISVVVHGTVSERNSSTGERHDPYAVPKNMGIFRVIESPKDITTTSVAQRIIANHEIYVKRNAKKEASEKKYYAEKQYVSGD